From Zea mays cultivar B73 chromosome 3, Zm-B73-REFERENCE-NAM-5.0, whole genome shotgun sequence:
AGACTGACAAGAACAGTGAAAACAAGCATTATCTTTACACGCACAAGAACATCCTTGTTAAATACAATGATAACAGGGTATGCTATATTGTTTTTTTCAGAACGTTAACACAATAATTTGGATGTAGCTAATAACATGATCTGATGTGTTTTTTGTGTTAGATAATTCATGTAAATCTCACCCAAGAGTCTCCTACGCTTCTTGAAGATGGTAAGAAATTGGAAATGACATATTCAGTGAAGTGGGTAGCGACTGATGTGTCATTTGCACGCCGTTTTGAAGTGTACCTGGACTATCCTTTCTTTGAACACCAGGTGATACTTTGTTTGTAGACAACCGACAACTTCCTAGTTTCTGTTCAGCTGTACCTTCCCTTTTAACTAGCTATTAGAAGTCCTAAGCTCTGTTCATATTTCTCATTTCCAGATTCACTGGTTCTCCATTTTCAACTCTTTCATGATGGTTATTTTCCTAACTGGTTTGGTTTCGATGATATTGATGCGGACTTTGAGAAACGATTATGCCAAATATGCTCGTGAAGATGATGATCTAGAGTCCCTGGTGAGGATCTGAATTCTGGTGTACTTACTGTTTAACTGTATGATTAAGGGGCTGTTTGGTTTGCTACCTAAGACGCCACAacgtgcctaacttttctgcctaacctTAATTCTTCAATTCGAGCGACTAAGGTTAGGCAGATTGTGGCGCCTTAGCTAGGAAACCAAACATGCCTTAATAGTTAGAGAAACATTTTCACTAGATTTTGCTGGCTTCTGCACTCCATTGTTGCTTAAgttatgatatattgatattaccTTTTTAGGAGAGAGATGTTAATGAGGAATCAGGATGGAAGCTTGTCCATGGCGATGTATTTCGGCCTCCCCAAAGTTTGATGTTTCTTTCTGCACTTGTTGGTATCGGTACCCAATTGGCAGCTCTTATCCTACTTGTGATCGTTTTGGCCATCGTTGGCATGCTATACATTGGGTACACTCAACATACACTCTTTTCAGTCCTCCTTGCATGCACAACATATAGCTTGAAATATCTGAGCGACCAATAGTTCATTCGCAGAAAAACATATAAATAATGCACAATACATGGTATAGGACTATATGTATTATTTAATTTTTGTTGGTGGGAGATCCACCGCACACTTCGTAAGGGACTACCCTTTCAAACCAACGTGATCAGTTATAATACAGATTATTTCTTCAACACATTTGAACAATTTAAGCAGAAGCATAATCCTTTACACAGTGTTTTTCGCTAACTTCAATTGGATGGTGTTTGTCAGGCGAGGGGCTATCATCACAACCTTCATTGTGTGCTATGCTCTTACATCTTTTATTTCTGGATATGTTAGTGGTGGTCTTTACTCAAGGAATGGTGGTATGGTTCTGCACAATTTTCTATTAATTCTCATGTTtgtttgcacaattcagtttctTTGCAATCTCTGTTTCCATATAGTCCCTTCATGGTCTTCTCCTTCAAAAAGAGTACAGTTTAAATTATCATGTATGGAATATCCTTACCTCAGTACCTCACAATTTAAGGCTTATCAAATGCTTCTTGAATTCATGGCAGGCAAAAACTGGATTAAAGCGATGGTTCTTACAGCGTCCCTGTTTCCGTTCTTGTGTTTCTCAATTGGCTTCGCGCTGAATACAATTGCTATTTTCTACCGCTCATTAGCAGCAATACCATTTGGAACAATGGTTGTCATGTTTGTACTTTGGGCTTTCATCTCCTTTCCCTTGGTGCTTTTGGGAACTGTCGTTGGTAGGAACTGGAGTGGAGCTCCTAACAATCCCTGCCGAGTAAAGACTATTCCACGGCCTATTCCTGAGAAGAAGTGGTACCTTACACCTTCTGTCATCTCATTGATGGGTGGCCTGCTTCCCTTCGGTAGCATCTTCATTGAGATGTACTTTGTGTTCACATCATTCTGGAACTATAAGGTAAACAAGCAAATGCTTTTTTACAGTTTTGACCTCCTTGAGACCTTGACATTGCTCACTGTGCTCCTGTACTGTACGTTGTGCATGTttggtttttttttttttgaatttCCTCTGGTGATTCCAAAGGATGTCTATGCTTCATAGTCCATTTCTCCATCGCTTTATCTGAACCATATTTGCAATCTTGATCTGACCAAGTTTGCAACATTGACACGATTTTGCGGGATTCTTTGCAGGTGTATTATGTCTATGGCTTCATGTTGCTGGTCTTTGTCATCCTTCTTATAGTCACCATCTGCGTCACTATTGTGGGTACTTATTTCTTGCTGAACGCCGAGAACTACCATTGGCAATGGACGTCGTTTTCTTCTGCAGCCTCAACCGCTCTGTACGTGTATCTGTACTCCATCTACTACTACCATGTGAAGACAAAGATGTCAGGCTTCTTCCAGACAAGTTTCTATTTCGGCTACACGCTGATGTTCTGCCTTGGCCTAGGCATACTTTGTGGTAAGATCGCCTTTCAACCAAAGATCATGCCTTGGCAATAGATGTGACTGTTTTTGGTCTCTGACCTGTCGTCTTTTGTTTGGTGATTCCAGGAGCTATTGGCTATCTAGGGTCAACCCTTTTTGTAAGGAGAATCTACAGGAATATCAAATGTGATTAAATCCCTGCTGCTTAAGCTAGCAACAGAAAAATCATATGTATTGTCAGGAGGCATGGCCTAAAAAAATGGATTTTAATGGTAGACCCTGATTTTGGAACTGCTGAGGACTTGCTCCCCTTTGTTCGTTGTTATACGCATTTTTGTTTGCCTGCTTATTCCTGCGAGATCGTCCTCGCAATGTATACCTGTGATAGTCGAGCATTAGTCTGGAGCACCTGTGTTCATCATTctcttttttttttgtttctgttactTTATTCGGTAGGATGTAATCAGTGAATGTTCGTGCGGCGCTCTACTAATTAAGGCAACAAGGGGTAGGCTCCTTCCTCTGGTCTTGTTGTTATGCCTTCCTTCAATCTATCTGTATCGTCTGTTTCATCAGTAGGCCTGCGTGCGTCCCCTCTCCCCTTTGCTCGTGCAGCAATCGCTCTTGAGATTGCGCTCCTGATGCTGATTGCTCTTGAGATTGCGCTCCTGATGCCTTTGCCAACCCTTGGCTAGCCTCCTTTCGTGGATCCAACCTTCGCCCATTGTTGAGAGAACCTAGCCTCCTTTCATAGATCCAACTTTTACCCACAGCTGCCGAGAGAGCCATACCTCCCCATACAGCGATCGTCGTGTAGGCGGGGGCAGGGGACGAGGATCTCTTGGCTTGCCGCGATCTTCGGAACGACCATGGAGGTGGCGGCGGCTACCGCAGGGAAGACACTGACGTCAGAGGCGCTCTGGAGCAGCATTGACTCAGCCCTCGGGATCCTGGTGGCCTTTGTCGGAGATAAGGTTACCTCCATACCTCACGTTCTGTCGAAAAGATGTACAAGATCGACTCCCACCTGGCGTGTGTTGTGGCTAGGATCATGTCCGACATCACCATCCTCATCAACATCGCCCTCCTCCACGCCAACGCTACGAGCTCTCCTACCAGGAACCCATCCCTATTGGGTGGAAGGCCGCTGTTGTTGGCGCCAGCAGCCAGGTCGCACAATCCACACTCAAGCAGACTACAGGGGCTGCTTGACCCATGAGGAGGCCATCGCTCTCGCGCTCCCAGTCCTCATCAGTGAGCCTGGTGTCGACAAGAAGACCGTCGTGGACGGCCTCGCGTAGCGCATCGTTCGCGTCAACAAAAACGTGCCCAACAACCTCCTCGACATCCGCCTCATCGCGCTCGACATTGATACGCAGCGGGGGGAAGAGATGGCCTTTGCTTTGCCGGGGGAAGGGATCAGTGTTGCATGGAGTAGAAAGGTCCCCTTTGGTGCTTCAGCGACAACTGTTTTGGAGCAAAACGCGTCCGGTTGGCTTGCAGATCTAAtggaataaccctctataaatagatgtGTGAGCTGTTGTGGACAACTATCTCTTTGGCTATTCACATTTGTCTCTTGTTTAGAAACTCCTAGTTTTACTCTTCTAGTTTCACAGAAGTTTAGCCTAAGATTAGCAAAAGACTTGAACTCCACATATGTGTCTTTGTAATCTTCACTTCATTATTCAAAGGAAGGGTGGCCAGATCCATCCACAGAGTTTGTCAAATCGTGTGCTCAATTTTATCTTTGTTGCAGTTTTGATTCGATTTTGTTCTCGCTCTCTTCCCTTTCCTTCTATCTTTGGATTGTGGAAGAACCATCGTGAGGTACACTTGGAGGATCACTGCATACGCCAAGTTGGTGTAGTTTTTGGTCGTAATTCGAGTTGTTCTCGTTTTGAGTTCATttgagaaaaccccaacaaaaaccCATCCTTCTCGGGATTTTCGATCTGCGCATGGAATTTTGATTTGTTCATGATCACACTCTACAAAACATCTCCTTTCCCTTTGTGCTTGCTGTAGGACCGGTGAGGCgaccagagggggggggggtgaatgggAGGCACTAAAAATTCTTGTCCTACGAGTATGTGACTTTAATCCCAAAGATCAACCCGAAAATACCCTCTAGGGACTCAGAGCAGCAGATTAGAGCGCAACACAAACCAGTGTCATTTGTATACACCAAAAACCCTAAGAACTCTAAGCCAaactttttggaaattattagagTCAAAATCACCAGAAAGTTAGAGCGACAGGGCCAGCCTTAGGTCCGGTAGTGCTGGAGGCCCGACAGTGCCGATCGTTTAGGTCCGGTAGTGCCGCGCACACGAACGATAGTGCCAGGCAAGCAAAAATGCCTAGAATGATCTCAATTTTGACAGACAGTTTACATGGGTTGTAAGAAGTTCTCTGGTGAAGTATGAACCcaaacaaacaagagatcaacactagtacaaataagctcaaagcctgcggcacgttcaacttttcactggcggtttccgttatcaaacgtcagtgaaagaaataggtgggcccggctttgaaaaccgccagtggaaacctatttccactggcggttatcttaacacaaccgccagtggaaataggatgtttccactggcggttgtgttacacaaaccgccagtgaaaattgatttccactggcggttatcttaagataaccgccagtggaaacatcctattttcactggcggtttttaaagacaaccgccagtggaaatccattttcactggcggtttttaaagacaaccgccagtgaagtgtctgttataaatgcccctcttcccccgacagtgaactgtatgctcgcagccaacttccattggaggcgattttggaggtccagaattcacaaaatacatggggagaggttttgatcttcattttttggaagaagattgctaagaaaggttggtttatgttgctaatgtcaatttttattcatttttgctcaattttagccacattttggatctagggtttcaccattggagagagagtgtatcctctctcaattttagccacattttagccacatttttgctctattcgctcaaataaagttgtttaatatggttagattttgtctatcctctctcctttttcatgtttagttctcaaatccgtttatccatgacatattaagttgtttaatgaatggttcatgtgttgtgtggagagagaagaagataggtttgataattaagattgtttttattagttgctatgaaagttggtttaattatgttttaattgccaattattgtttatctttgctcaattttggaactaggccttcaccatgtgttaaagagaagagtatggctaggaaagtttagttttatgttcctcttgccaatttttgttcattttccttaaatttagccacattttggatatagggtttcacccattCATCCTTCCCaacaggtggtgatggagaggacatcctggatgtataacttatcaaggctagatccatcatacatatccgaggtccataagtttattgatgtcgctacgaaccatgcttggagaacaaagacaaaacacatatattgtccatgcatggactgcaaaaatgctgctgtatttaatgacacagaacaaatcatatctcatctggtatgccgaggatttatgaaggattacacaatttggacaaagcatggagagggtagctcttcgccttatacgactggaaaccctgagaacatcgacgacagatttcagttcgttcacgagacacaccaacctcttccacagagcgaacatgtagtgcaaaatgttactgatcatggttacgctcgaggaaatgaacatgatagacctcatgttctgccaagtgttatggatgaggaagatgcagagttgctagaggcaatgttgcgtcgtcatacagatcaatcgatgttcttaatgaaaggtatggagtccctgaagaaggcagcagaagagcctttgtacgacgagtctaagggttgtaccaaagagttcacgacgctccggtctgtgctaaagctgttgatgttaaaagctaaatatggtgtgtctgatgctggcttcgatgcgttcttgagtattatcgcagacatgcttccaaaggagaacaatgtgcctgctaacacgtactatgcaaagaaactaatcagtccgctcactatgggtgtggagaagatccacgcgtgtagaaatcactgtatcctttatcgaggtgatgattataaagacttggagagctgcccaaagtgcggtgcaagtaggtacaagacgaataaagactatcgagaggacgaagagtgtgttgcatccgtgtctaaagggaagaagcgaaagaaagcccaaaaaaagacttcaaaatccacgagcaaagaaaaagaagtagactattatgcgctcaaaaagattcctgctttggtgatgtggtacctccccgtcgtcgatcgattgaggtgtttgttcgctaatcctgaggatgccagacttatgagctggcatgcttctgatgagcacaaaaacgatgggaagcttcgacatccagccgatgggaagcagtggcaagatttcaatgacaaccaccgagactttgccgatgaaccgagaaatgttaggttcgcactgagtactgatggaatgaacccatttgctgagaggagcaacaagcatagcacatggccggtgatcctcaccatatacaaccttcctccatggttgatgcagaaacagaagtacattttgctaaccatccttatttctggacctacacaacctggagttgacatggatgtatttttggagcccttaatggaggatatgaaaatattgtgggaaacaggtgttcaaatgttggatgagtatcgtaaaggttcattcacgctgagagcaattctttttgttacgatcaacgattaccctgctctcttcacattatcaggccagtttaagggaaaggttggttgcacagtatgcattgatggaactgcttacgtatcccttgctgcatctaggaagatagtttacatgaggcacagacgctttttattggaaggacacaggtaccgcatgcgaaagatggataagtacttcgacaataatggtgaactacattctactgctccatcgggtaacaatagaggtcatagagtttttgaaatagtcaggaatatcaagtttgttttcgggaagaagacaaaagacggaaaaacaaggaaggatgtcaaaccagcttcgggggctatattcaagaagaagtctattttctttgagtacttgccttactggaaagagttagatgtgcggcatgcgatcgatggtatgcacgttcagaagaacgtgtttgaaagcataatgggcaccttgctagacataaagggcaaaacaaaagaagggctcaattcacgcatggacttggtagatttaggcataaaaaaggaactacatcccgttcttcaagaaaatgggaagtaccatctcccagcagcaagctacaatctcaatgtagatgagaaacatgcgatgtgtgtttggcttaagaatttgaaagtcccatccggattctgctctagcatacggagtattgtgtcaatgaaagacctgacaatcaccaactacaactcacatgattgtcatgtcatgctgactacattcctacctattgccatcagggctataaatcctttgtttttaaagatggcaatcacacggttgtgctactttttcaacaggatttcacaaaaggtaattggccgtgatgagttggcatctcttcaggaattcgcagtggagacaatatcacagtttgagatgtgtttccctccatcgttctttgatattatggtgcaccttgtggtgcacttggtgccacaaatagaggcattgggtcctatgtacttgcatgaaatgtggacgtatgagcgtttcatgtcaatactgaatggctatgtatcaacccgtgctcgtcctgaggcatccatgatagaggggtactgtaccgaagaggccattgagtccggaggtccattctgcaatagtatcctaaaagaccaggttgcaataggtctgcctccgtcacgacacgagggtagactgtatggaagcgggaggatgggacggaaatctttcatcccaccggattacgatatagtacttgaggcacatcagagcatcctacatcagctaacgataatggagccatttatccaacaacacatcaatgagcttcgcgagcaaaatcctgtgcatacggatgattgggtaatgaagcaacataagcagcgattcaacacatggctaatggtgaaggacattccacgtggagaaacaatagaagaacaaaccatcaagggcttggcatctggaccatcacgccaggtcacaacatggcaaacctatgacattagtggattcacattttgtaccaagtccaaggacaaaaagagcatgtcacaaaacagtggtgttcgatgcgaggccatagatgatgaaactggtgagattataacatattttggctttattgaggacatatgggaactagactatggtacatttcagatctcggttttccgatgtcaatgggttgaagacaaacatgtcacggtagacaactatggggtcagagttcttgatctaagtaaggtaggttacaaagatgacccatggatccttgctaatcgtgctgcacaggtcttctatgctgaacagatcatttctaacaatgagaagaaaagcaccgacaaaccgaagcatgtagtttttcctggaaaacaacaagctataggagttgatggtgtatctgatttagagaattttaaccagttcaacgacatgtctcttttcatagaccatccaaccaagataaggaacgttgagcgaagcatcccacgcaattcgttgccctgggtacgccacgatggacaaggcagaacaatagcttcctagattatatacttgtcatgtaattgattattgttaggaacttgtcatgtaattgattattgtcagcgacaaaccgaagcatgtaattgtcttcattcaattttcgtggctaccatttacaattttacatgactttctattgactttatagagagagaggagagggagagagagaggagagagaggagaggatggaaaaagtaaaacaatatataaaagtatacttaatataatatataaaaagtgaagtaaaacaatatataaaaaactatgttaaataataataaaaaacaatttctactggcggttgtcatagagaaccgccagtagaaatggtttccacagactgtagaatccatttctactggcggttctctatgacaaccgccagtagaaatggtttc
This genomic window contains:
- the LOC100274791 gene encoding Transmembrane 9 superfamily member 1-like precursor; the protein is MLPSTVGGRGRYLMLGIALALAALLALASASESDHKYKTEEPVKLWVNKVGPYNNPQETYNYYSLPFCQPSENPTHKWGGLGEVLGGNELIDSQLEIKFLKNVEKGFICTLELDAKKVQQFADAIESSYWFEFFIDDLPLWGFVGETDKNSENKHYLYTHKNILVKYNDNRIIHVNLTQESPTLLEDGKKLEMTYSVKWVATDVSFARRFEVYLDYPFFEHQIHWFSIFNSFMMVIFLTGLVSMILMRTLRNDYAKYAREDDDLESLERDVNEESGWKLVHGDVFRPPQSLMFLSALVGIGTQLAALILLVIVLAIVGMLYIGRGAIITTFIVCYALTSFISGYVSGGLYSRNGGKNWIKAMVLTASLFPFLCFSIGFALNTIAIFYRSLAAIPFGTMVVMFVLWAFISFPLVLLGTVVGRNWSGAPNNPCRVKTIPRPIPEKKWYLTPSVISLMGGLLPFGSIFIEMYFVFTSFWNYKVYYVYGFMLLVFVILLIVTICVTIVGTYFLLNAENYHWQWTSFSSAASTALYVYLYSIYYYHVKTKMSGFFQTSFYFGYTLMFCLGLGILCGAIGYLGSTLFVRRIYRNIKCD